TTTCGTGCGTTCTTTCATTGGTATAGGCGATATGACACGGGACTTGGTCGCGATCGATGCTTTTTGTTGAAAAAGAGAAAGGCCGCGGATTTCGGTCACCGTGTTGGGGTTCGAGCCCCGCGTAATCTATGGTGCGGCCGTTCAGGCGAGGAGTGGTGCCCGTCTTGAGCCGTTCGACGTGAAATCCCAGGTCTCCGAGACAATCCGAAAGCGTGTTGCTGGGTGGGTCCCCCATTCGACCGGCCGGAAAGTTCCTGAGGCCGACGTGGATCAAGCCGTGCAGAAACGTACCCGTGGTGAGGATGACGTTGGGCGCCATGAACCGTTGTCCCAGGCTGTTCTCCACGCCCTCGATAGACCGGGCTTTCACCAGCAGGCGATCCGCCATGGCCTGATTGATCACCAGGTTCTCCTGTTGTTCCAGGACGCACCGCATCGCTCGCTTGTAGAGATCCATGTCCGCCTGGGCTCTGGAGGACTGAACCGCGGGTCCCTTTTTCGTGTTCAACCGGCGAAACTGTATGCCCGACCGATCGATGATTTTCGCCATCTGACCGCCCAGCGCATCGATCTCTTTTACCAGATGCCCTTTGGCGAGCCCTCCAACCGCAGGGTTGCAACTCATGGCCGCAATGTGATCCACATTGATTGTCATGAGCAGGGTGCGGCAGCCCATGCGAGCCGAGGCCAGAGCCGCCTCGCAGCCGGCGTGTCCTGCCCCGATCACGATTACATCGAAATCGTGTAATCTGTCGCTTGTGTTAATCCGTGTCATTGTCGCCCAAGGTCAGGGTGTGGAAGTCCCTATGCGTTCCCGTACGATCGTCGGTGTGTGCGGCCCGTAGGGAATACGTGGTTTCGTGAGGGGATAAGGGCTCGGATGTCGGCAATCCGGGGAACGCCGATCAGGGGAAACGACTCGAGATGTCCGGACCGATTCTAAAAGAACCCTCGCATCTCCTTCGCAGCTTCTTCGGGTGTGAAAAACGTAAGCGACTCATCGTGCAATCGCTCGAAATAGTTGATATCGGACACGTCGAATCCGGGGAGGTTGACCCTTGGAACCACGCGAGCCAGGTGAAACGTCGGGGTTCTCTCAGTTTTTGAACAGGTATAAAGCGCCAGGTTATAACTCTGGATGTACTTACTTCCGAAGAACCGGAGCACCCGACATAGACCGTCCGCAAAGTCATGGTAAACAGACTGATCCATTTCGATGAAAGAAGGGCCTTCCGGATAAAGGCCCCAGACGTCGTACATTCCGGTTGGCGCGAACGCCGACAGCCAGTGCACGGCTCCGGTGCGTCCAACGTAGCGTTCTCCGGCATGCTCCTCTGTTTCGAGGAGTTCGAGAAAGAGGGCCGATGGCCGGTTCCCGTCCCGAGCGTCGGCTGCTCGAATCAGTTTCTCATGGTAACGCGTGGGCTTATCCGTGGCCAGGACCTGCAGATGGGGATGGATCAGACCCGCGCCGGACAGCGGCATGTAATTGGCGTTGACGGAGGCGAACGTAACATCGGGAGAACGATCGAGCACGAGCTGAAGGTATACGTTGGACGCGTTGAACCCGTCTACGAACATCCCAGGAGTAAAGGAGGCAGGATCGACAAAATGTTCGGGTCCGAGAACCACCACCGCACTGTACTCGGCGTAGGGAAACGCGTTGGGAAACATGATCGCCGAGCCGCTTTTAATACGTCCTCCGGGTGCTCCGAAATCCGATGTAAACCGGGTCGTTTTATCAAACACACATTCGGGACAGAAAGGGCAAATCTTTCGAGATCTTTCGATCAGTTCCGTCAGGTCTCGCGCCTCAAAACGTTTGAGTCTGAAAGGCACCACCCGGCATACGTGGCCCGTTATCGGATCCGTACGGATTTCACCTTCCAGAGTCACGGTTTCGAAGTTCTTGAAAGGACTTTCGAAACTCGAGGCCTGCCGCTGCACAAGAAACTCAAGACTCATATCGTATGCTCAATTCGCCAACATCGACTTGGCGGTCCATGTGAATGATGATCCACCACATTTATAAAAGGCAATCCGTATTTTCATCATGAACCGTTCGGAGCCTCTCCTTGTCCCAACCAAAAGGTGGACACCCAGACCTTCCCTCGGGCTAAGGACGGCATGTCTCCGGACAGCCCTTCAAGCGGTCCTGCGGTATTTATCAATATATTCTGAAACGTCTATATTGCGGCGATCGGTAACCAGATCGGCCTTGTCGATGAGCCAAACCGGAGCCGTTTCTCCGGTAAGCAAGAGTTCCACGTTATCGGGTCTCGCCCGAAGAAGACTCTTGATCTCCTCGTCCGTCACCAAACCCGCCTCGAGAGCGTCCAGGAGGGCGTCTCCTACGACCAACGCGTATGTGCCGGATTGGAGTGCGCCCGCCAACTGGGTTATACCCTCATGGGCCGGATCGGTCCCGTGTTCGGCGCCCGACGGTTCGTTCTCTCCGGTCCCTCCGAACAACTCCACGTCGATGTAGGGTATCAGTTTACGGACACTGAGCGGTT
Above is a genomic segment from Deltaproteobacteria bacterium containing:
- a CDS encoding cob(I)yrinic acid a,c-diamide adenosyltransferase encodes the protein MTKTLCPSFRETKLLKRGFVQLYLGAGFGKSMAVFGLAVRLATYNSSTYIARFWDKEIQQPLSVRKLIPYIDVELFGGTGENEPSGAEHGTDPAHEGITQLAGALQSGTYALVVGDALLDALEAGLVTDEEIKSLLRARPDNVELLLTGETAPVWLIDKADLVTDRRNIDVSEYIDKYRRTA